A genomic window from Aquila chrysaetos chrysaetos chromosome 9, bAquChr1.4, whole genome shotgun sequence includes:
- the MYLK3 gene encoding myosin light chain kinase 3 isoform X6, which yields MIKAKDKPEESGAKPKHVLSNRGTQTESKKPLEETKSGKKLDENKGACEKVNASSAVAHKADSKPQVKERTAQQQLVDGAGKTHSSKSCQQQKDVGVKALNQHNGLPFVNQDHVGNQNVPAKAHDMDRAPRLDKCHRQLVHQKLRENENKPPSSSAASREAVPSTSQAISDTGCEVTHTRISINVHMTEMKEKVEMTNEGNLNDHRGKSPKVKSPSSTLAEVEGVKQLPDKLKLQQSPKNISTEPNQEVKGDNKQNELAPQTGKQQPLLSKPKPGKKAEEKSELKCKPITSKNTSVKEPTKDVGVEVKIHQETAKAEESPTHSNSGRRESESASSGGSESDAYQCTGMAPVKPTSLEASKELPTQEEMIIDDSPSPPAPFEHRIVSVKQTEVTMCYSVCRHEVLGGGRFGQVHKCTEISTGLSLAAKIIKVKGAKEREEVKNEINVMNQLNHVNLIQLYDAFEAKNNITLIMEYLDGGELFDRITDENYNLTELDAILFTKQICEGVHYLHQHYILHLDLKPENILCVNHTGNQIKIIDFGLARRYKPREKLKVNFGTPEFLAPEVVNYDFVSFPTDMWSVGVITYMLLSGLSPFLGETDAETMNYVVNCSWDFDAEAFEQLSEEAKDFISRLLVKEKSCRMSATQCLKHEWLNNLPAKAKKSKLRLKSQLLLQGYMAHRKWKKHFYVVAAANRLKRFQSMSVKLA from the exons agaCAAAAAGTGGGAAAAAGCTGGATGAAAACAAGGGAGCATGTGAGAAGGTGAACGCTTCTAGTGCAGTAGCCCACAAAGCTGACTCCAAACCCCAAGTTAAAGAGAGGACAGCGCAGCAGCAACTAGTAGACGGTGCTGGCAAAACACACAGCTCTAAGAGCTGTCAACAGCAAAAGGACGTTGGTGTCAAAGCTTTGAATCAACACAATGGTCTTCCCTTCGTAAATCAAGATCATGTAGGCAACCAAAATGTTCCTGCTAAAGCACACGATATGGACAGAGCCCCACGCCTAGATAAGTGCCACAGACAGCTTGTTCATCAGAAACtcagagagaatgaaaacaaacctcCATCGTCAAGTGCGGCATCCCGGGAAGCTGTGCCCTCCACATCCCAGGCTATATCTGACACAGGGTGTGAAGTGACACATACCAG GATATCCATCAATGTACATatgactgaaatgaaagaaaaggtggaGATGACCAATGAAGGAAACTTAAATGATCACAGAGGTAAAAGTCCCAAAGTAAAATCCCCATCCTCCACACTAGCAGAAGTGGAAGGAGTCAAACAGCTACCTGACAAATTAAAACTTCAACAGAGTCCTAAAAACATCAGCACTGAGCCAAATCAAGAAGTGAAAGGAGACAATAAGCAAAATGAACTTGCGCCTCAAACAGGGAAGCAACAGCCATTACTGAGCAAGCCCAAACCAGGTAAAAAGGCTGAAGagaaatcagaattaaaatgcaagCCCATAACCTCAAAGAATACGTCTGTGAAGGAGCCTACAAAAGATGTGGGGGTAGAAGTGAAAATCCatcaagaaacagcaaaagcagaagaatcCCCAACACATAGCAACTCTGGGAGGAGAGAATCCGAGTCTGCATCTTCAGGGGGAAGTGAAAGTGATGCTTATCAGTGTACAGGAATGGCACCAGTGAAGCCTACATCATTGGAAGCTAGCAAAGAGCTTCCCACGCAGGAAGAAATGATCATCG ATGACAGCCCTTCTCCTCCGGCTCCTTTCGAACATCGCATAGTGAGTGTCAAGCAAACAGAGGTGACAATGTGCTACTCAGTGTGTCGTCACGAAGTACTGGGGGGG GGGCGTTTTGGGCAAGTTCACAAGTGCACGGAAATATCAACTGGTCTCAGCCTGGCAGCCAAAATCATAAAAGTGAAAGGAGCAAAAGAGAGG gaggaagtaaaaaatgagattaatgTCATGAACCAATTAAATCACGTGAATCTGATCCAGCTTTATGATGCTTTCGAAGCCAAAAATAATATCACTTTGATTATGGAATA TCTTGATGGTGGTGAATTATTTGACCGGATCACAGATGAAAACTACAATCTAACTGAGTTGGATGCGATCCTATTTACCAAACAGATTTGTGAAGGAGTGCACTACTTGCACCAGCATTATATTCTCCATTTAGATCTGAAG ccTGAAAACATACTATGTGTAAATCACACAGGAAACCAGATTAAAATTATTGACTTTGGATTAGCAAGGAG GTACAAACCTCGTGAGAAACTGAAGGTTAATTTTGGAACTCCAGAGTTCTTGGCTCCTGAAGTGGTGAACTAtgactttgtttctttcccaaCGGACATGTGGAGTGTAGGCGTCATCACGTATATGTT gcttaGTGGCCTGTCCCCATTCCTGGGAGAAACTGATGCAGAGACAATGAATTATGTAGTTAATTGCAGCTGGGATTTTGATGCAGAAGCATTTGAACAGCTATCAGAGGAAGCTAAAGACTTCATTTCCAGACTACTTGTGAAGGAGAAAAG ctgtCGGATGAGTGCAACGCAGTGTCTGAAGCACGAGTGGTTAAACAATCTACCTGCCAAAGCCAAGAAGTCCAAGCTTCGCCTGAAGTCCCAGTTGTTGCTCCAGGGTTACATGGCtcacagaaaatggaag aaacatttttatgtgGTGGCGGCTGCTAATAGGCTGAAGAGATTTCAGAGTATGTCTGTCAAGCTTGCCTAA
- the MYLK3 gene encoding myosin light chain kinase 3 isoform X2 has translation MGTLYQESSLHRSLCLSMGGFCVSDYTKRFTAKDKPEESGAKPKHVLSNRGTQTESKKPLEETKSGKKLDENKGACEKVNASSAVAHKADSKPQVKERTAQQQLVDGAGKTHSSKSCQQQKDVGVKALNQHNGLPFVNQDHVGNQNVPAKAHDMDRAPRLDKCHRQLVHQKLRENENKPPSSSAASREAVPSTSQAISDTGCEVTHTRISINVHMTEMKEKVEMTNEGNLNDHRGKSPKVKSPSSTLAEVEGVKQLPDKLKLQQSPKNISTEPNQEVKGDNKQNELAPQTGKQQPLLSKPKPGKKAEEKSELKCKPITSKNTSVKEPTKDVGVEVKIHQETAKAEESPTHSNSGRRESESASSGGSESDAYQCTGMAPVKPTSLEASKELPTQEEMIIDDSPSPPAPFEHRIVSVKQTEVTMCYSVCRHEVLGGGRFGQVHKCTEISTGLSLAAKIIKVKGAKEREEVKNEINVMNQLNHVNLIQLYDAFEAKNNITLIMEYLDGGELFDRITDENYNLTELDAILFTKQICEGVHYLHQHYILHLDLKPENILCVNHTGNQIKIIDFGLARRYKPREKLKVNFGTPEFLAPEVVNYDFVSFPTDMWSVGVITYMLLSGLSPFLGETDAETMNYVVNCSWDFDAEAFEQLSEEAKDFISRLLVKEKSCRMSATQCLKHEWLNNLPAKAKKSKLRLKSQLLLQGYMAHRKWKKHFYVVAAANRLKRFQSMSVKLA, from the exons agaCAAAAAGTGGGAAAAAGCTGGATGAAAACAAGGGAGCATGTGAGAAGGTGAACGCTTCTAGTGCAGTAGCCCACAAAGCTGACTCCAAACCCCAAGTTAAAGAGAGGACAGCGCAGCAGCAACTAGTAGACGGTGCTGGCAAAACACACAGCTCTAAGAGCTGTCAACAGCAAAAGGACGTTGGTGTCAAAGCTTTGAATCAACACAATGGTCTTCCCTTCGTAAATCAAGATCATGTAGGCAACCAAAATGTTCCTGCTAAAGCACACGATATGGACAGAGCCCCACGCCTAGATAAGTGCCACAGACAGCTTGTTCATCAGAAACtcagagagaatgaaaacaaacctcCATCGTCAAGTGCGGCATCCCGGGAAGCTGTGCCCTCCACATCCCAGGCTATATCTGACACAGGGTGTGAAGTGACACATACCAG GATATCCATCAATGTACATatgactgaaatgaaagaaaaggtggaGATGACCAATGAAGGAAACTTAAATGATCACAGAGGTAAAAGTCCCAAAGTAAAATCCCCATCCTCCACACTAGCAGAAGTGGAAGGAGTCAAACAGCTACCTGACAAATTAAAACTTCAACAGAGTCCTAAAAACATCAGCACTGAGCCAAATCAAGAAGTGAAAGGAGACAATAAGCAAAATGAACTTGCGCCTCAAACAGGGAAGCAACAGCCATTACTGAGCAAGCCCAAACCAGGTAAAAAGGCTGAAGagaaatcagaattaaaatgcaagCCCATAACCTCAAAGAATACGTCTGTGAAGGAGCCTACAAAAGATGTGGGGGTAGAAGTGAAAATCCatcaagaaacagcaaaagcagaagaatcCCCAACACATAGCAACTCTGGGAGGAGAGAATCCGAGTCTGCATCTTCAGGGGGAAGTGAAAGTGATGCTTATCAGTGTACAGGAATGGCACCAGTGAAGCCTACATCATTGGAAGCTAGCAAAGAGCTTCCCACGCAGGAAGAAATGATCATCG ATGACAGCCCTTCTCCTCCGGCTCCTTTCGAACATCGCATAGTGAGTGTCAAGCAAACAGAGGTGACAATGTGCTACTCAGTGTGTCGTCACGAAGTACTGGGGGGG GGGCGTTTTGGGCAAGTTCACAAGTGCACGGAAATATCAACTGGTCTCAGCCTGGCAGCCAAAATCATAAAAGTGAAAGGAGCAAAAGAGAGG gaggaagtaaaaaatgagattaatgTCATGAACCAATTAAATCACGTGAATCTGATCCAGCTTTATGATGCTTTCGAAGCCAAAAATAATATCACTTTGATTATGGAATA TCTTGATGGTGGTGAATTATTTGACCGGATCACAGATGAAAACTACAATCTAACTGAGTTGGATGCGATCCTATTTACCAAACAGATTTGTGAAGGAGTGCACTACTTGCACCAGCATTATATTCTCCATTTAGATCTGAAG ccTGAAAACATACTATGTGTAAATCACACAGGAAACCAGATTAAAATTATTGACTTTGGATTAGCAAGGAG GTACAAACCTCGTGAGAAACTGAAGGTTAATTTTGGAACTCCAGAGTTCTTGGCTCCTGAAGTGGTGAACTAtgactttgtttctttcccaaCGGACATGTGGAGTGTAGGCGTCATCACGTATATGTT gcttaGTGGCCTGTCCCCATTCCTGGGAGAAACTGATGCAGAGACAATGAATTATGTAGTTAATTGCAGCTGGGATTTTGATGCAGAAGCATTTGAACAGCTATCAGAGGAAGCTAAAGACTTCATTTCCAGACTACTTGTGAAGGAGAAAAG ctgtCGGATGAGTGCAACGCAGTGTCTGAAGCACGAGTGGTTAAACAATCTACCTGCCAAAGCCAAGAAGTCCAAGCTTCGCCTGAAGTCCCAGTTGTTGCTCCAGGGTTACATGGCtcacagaaaatggaag aaacatttttatgtgGTGGCGGCTGCTAATAGGCTGAAGAGATTTCAGAGTATGTCTGTCAAGCTTGCCTAA
- the MYLK3 gene encoding myosin light chain kinase 3 isoform X4: MLVHLLKGRWSTAKDKPEESGAKPKHVLSNRGTQTESKKPLEETKSGKKLDENKGACEKVNASSAVAHKADSKPQVKERTAQQQLVDGAGKTHSSKSCQQQKDVGVKALNQHNGLPFVNQDHVGNQNVPAKAHDMDRAPRLDKCHRQLVHQKLRENENKPPSSSAASREAVPSTSQAISDTGCEVTHTRISINVHMTEMKEKVEMTNEGNLNDHRGKSPKVKSPSSTLAEVEGVKQLPDKLKLQQSPKNISTEPNQEVKGDNKQNELAPQTGKQQPLLSKPKPGKKAEEKSELKCKPITSKNTSVKEPTKDVGVEVKIHQETAKAEESPTHSNSGRRESESASSGGSESDAYQCTGMAPVKPTSLEASKELPTQEEMIIDDSPSPPAPFEHRIVSVKQTEVTMCYSVCRHEVLGGGRFGQVHKCTEISTGLSLAAKIIKVKGAKEREEVKNEINVMNQLNHVNLIQLYDAFEAKNNITLIMEYLDGGELFDRITDENYNLTELDAILFTKQICEGVHYLHQHYILHLDLKPENILCVNHTGNQIKIIDFGLARRYKPREKLKVNFGTPEFLAPEVVNYDFVSFPTDMWSVGVITYMLLSGLSPFLGETDAETMNYVVNCSWDFDAEAFEQLSEEAKDFISRLLVKEKSCRMSATQCLKHEWLNNLPAKAKKSKLRLKSQLLLQGYMAHRKWKKHFYVVAAANRLKRFQSMSVKLA; encoded by the exons agaCAAAAAGTGGGAAAAAGCTGGATGAAAACAAGGGAGCATGTGAGAAGGTGAACGCTTCTAGTGCAGTAGCCCACAAAGCTGACTCCAAACCCCAAGTTAAAGAGAGGACAGCGCAGCAGCAACTAGTAGACGGTGCTGGCAAAACACACAGCTCTAAGAGCTGTCAACAGCAAAAGGACGTTGGTGTCAAAGCTTTGAATCAACACAATGGTCTTCCCTTCGTAAATCAAGATCATGTAGGCAACCAAAATGTTCCTGCTAAAGCACACGATATGGACAGAGCCCCACGCCTAGATAAGTGCCACAGACAGCTTGTTCATCAGAAACtcagagagaatgaaaacaaacctcCATCGTCAAGTGCGGCATCCCGGGAAGCTGTGCCCTCCACATCCCAGGCTATATCTGACACAGGGTGTGAAGTGACACATACCAG GATATCCATCAATGTACATatgactgaaatgaaagaaaaggtggaGATGACCAATGAAGGAAACTTAAATGATCACAGAGGTAAAAGTCCCAAAGTAAAATCCCCATCCTCCACACTAGCAGAAGTGGAAGGAGTCAAACAGCTACCTGACAAATTAAAACTTCAACAGAGTCCTAAAAACATCAGCACTGAGCCAAATCAAGAAGTGAAAGGAGACAATAAGCAAAATGAACTTGCGCCTCAAACAGGGAAGCAACAGCCATTACTGAGCAAGCCCAAACCAGGTAAAAAGGCTGAAGagaaatcagaattaaaatgcaagCCCATAACCTCAAAGAATACGTCTGTGAAGGAGCCTACAAAAGATGTGGGGGTAGAAGTGAAAATCCatcaagaaacagcaaaagcagaagaatcCCCAACACATAGCAACTCTGGGAGGAGAGAATCCGAGTCTGCATCTTCAGGGGGAAGTGAAAGTGATGCTTATCAGTGTACAGGAATGGCACCAGTGAAGCCTACATCATTGGAAGCTAGCAAAGAGCTTCCCACGCAGGAAGAAATGATCATCG ATGACAGCCCTTCTCCTCCGGCTCCTTTCGAACATCGCATAGTGAGTGTCAAGCAAACAGAGGTGACAATGTGCTACTCAGTGTGTCGTCACGAAGTACTGGGGGGG GGGCGTTTTGGGCAAGTTCACAAGTGCACGGAAATATCAACTGGTCTCAGCCTGGCAGCCAAAATCATAAAAGTGAAAGGAGCAAAAGAGAGG gaggaagtaaaaaatgagattaatgTCATGAACCAATTAAATCACGTGAATCTGATCCAGCTTTATGATGCTTTCGAAGCCAAAAATAATATCACTTTGATTATGGAATA TCTTGATGGTGGTGAATTATTTGACCGGATCACAGATGAAAACTACAATCTAACTGAGTTGGATGCGATCCTATTTACCAAACAGATTTGTGAAGGAGTGCACTACTTGCACCAGCATTATATTCTCCATTTAGATCTGAAG ccTGAAAACATACTATGTGTAAATCACACAGGAAACCAGATTAAAATTATTGACTTTGGATTAGCAAGGAG GTACAAACCTCGTGAGAAACTGAAGGTTAATTTTGGAACTCCAGAGTTCTTGGCTCCTGAAGTGGTGAACTAtgactttgtttctttcccaaCGGACATGTGGAGTGTAGGCGTCATCACGTATATGTT gcttaGTGGCCTGTCCCCATTCCTGGGAGAAACTGATGCAGAGACAATGAATTATGTAGTTAATTGCAGCTGGGATTTTGATGCAGAAGCATTTGAACAGCTATCAGAGGAAGCTAAAGACTTCATTTCCAGACTACTTGTGAAGGAGAAAAG ctgtCGGATGAGTGCAACGCAGTGTCTGAAGCACGAGTGGTTAAACAATCTACCTGCCAAAGCCAAGAAGTCCAAGCTTCGCCTGAAGTCCCAGTTGTTGCTCCAGGGTTACATGGCtcacagaaaatggaag aaacatttttatgtgGTGGCGGCTGCTAATAGGCTGAAGAGATTTCAGAGTATGTCTGTCAAGCTTGCCTAA
- the MYLK3 gene encoding myosin light chain kinase 3 isoform X7, with the protein MAKDKPEESGAKPKHVLSNRGTQTESKKPLEETKSGKKLDENKGACEKVNASSAVAHKADSKPQVKERTAQQQLVDGAGKTHSSKSCQQQKDVGVKALNQHNGLPFVNQDHVGNQNVPAKAHDMDRAPRLDKCHRQLVHQKLRENENKPPSSSAASREAVPSTSQAISDTGCEVTHTRISINVHMTEMKEKVEMTNEGNLNDHRGKSPKVKSPSSTLAEVEGVKQLPDKLKLQQSPKNISTEPNQEVKGDNKQNELAPQTGKQQPLLSKPKPGKKAEEKSELKCKPITSKNTSVKEPTKDVGVEVKIHQETAKAEESPTHSNSGRRESESASSGGSESDAYQCTGMAPVKPTSLEASKELPTQEEMIIDDSPSPPAPFEHRIVSVKQTEVTMCYSVCRHEVLGGGRFGQVHKCTEISTGLSLAAKIIKVKGAKEREEVKNEINVMNQLNHVNLIQLYDAFEAKNNITLIMEYLDGGELFDRITDENYNLTELDAILFTKQICEGVHYLHQHYILHLDLKPENILCVNHTGNQIKIIDFGLARRYKPREKLKVNFGTPEFLAPEVVNYDFVSFPTDMWSVGVITYMLLSGLSPFLGETDAETMNYVVNCSWDFDAEAFEQLSEEAKDFISRLLVKEKSCRMSATQCLKHEWLNNLPAKAKKSKLRLKSQLLLQGYMAHRKWKKHFYVVAAANRLKRFQSMSVKLA; encoded by the exons agaCAAAAAGTGGGAAAAAGCTGGATGAAAACAAGGGAGCATGTGAGAAGGTGAACGCTTCTAGTGCAGTAGCCCACAAAGCTGACTCCAAACCCCAAGTTAAAGAGAGGACAGCGCAGCAGCAACTAGTAGACGGTGCTGGCAAAACACACAGCTCTAAGAGCTGTCAACAGCAAAAGGACGTTGGTGTCAAAGCTTTGAATCAACACAATGGTCTTCCCTTCGTAAATCAAGATCATGTAGGCAACCAAAATGTTCCTGCTAAAGCACACGATATGGACAGAGCCCCACGCCTAGATAAGTGCCACAGACAGCTTGTTCATCAGAAACtcagagagaatgaaaacaaacctcCATCGTCAAGTGCGGCATCCCGGGAAGCTGTGCCCTCCACATCCCAGGCTATATCTGACACAGGGTGTGAAGTGACACATACCAG GATATCCATCAATGTACATatgactgaaatgaaagaaaaggtggaGATGACCAATGAAGGAAACTTAAATGATCACAGAGGTAAAAGTCCCAAAGTAAAATCCCCATCCTCCACACTAGCAGAAGTGGAAGGAGTCAAACAGCTACCTGACAAATTAAAACTTCAACAGAGTCCTAAAAACATCAGCACTGAGCCAAATCAAGAAGTGAAAGGAGACAATAAGCAAAATGAACTTGCGCCTCAAACAGGGAAGCAACAGCCATTACTGAGCAAGCCCAAACCAGGTAAAAAGGCTGAAGagaaatcagaattaaaatgcaagCCCATAACCTCAAAGAATACGTCTGTGAAGGAGCCTACAAAAGATGTGGGGGTAGAAGTGAAAATCCatcaagaaacagcaaaagcagaagaatcCCCAACACATAGCAACTCTGGGAGGAGAGAATCCGAGTCTGCATCTTCAGGGGGAAGTGAAAGTGATGCTTATCAGTGTACAGGAATGGCACCAGTGAAGCCTACATCATTGGAAGCTAGCAAAGAGCTTCCCACGCAGGAAGAAATGATCATCG ATGACAGCCCTTCTCCTCCGGCTCCTTTCGAACATCGCATAGTGAGTGTCAAGCAAACAGAGGTGACAATGTGCTACTCAGTGTGTCGTCACGAAGTACTGGGGGGG GGGCGTTTTGGGCAAGTTCACAAGTGCACGGAAATATCAACTGGTCTCAGCCTGGCAGCCAAAATCATAAAAGTGAAAGGAGCAAAAGAGAGG gaggaagtaaaaaatgagattaatgTCATGAACCAATTAAATCACGTGAATCTGATCCAGCTTTATGATGCTTTCGAAGCCAAAAATAATATCACTTTGATTATGGAATA TCTTGATGGTGGTGAATTATTTGACCGGATCACAGATGAAAACTACAATCTAACTGAGTTGGATGCGATCCTATTTACCAAACAGATTTGTGAAGGAGTGCACTACTTGCACCAGCATTATATTCTCCATTTAGATCTGAAG ccTGAAAACATACTATGTGTAAATCACACAGGAAACCAGATTAAAATTATTGACTTTGGATTAGCAAGGAG GTACAAACCTCGTGAGAAACTGAAGGTTAATTTTGGAACTCCAGAGTTCTTGGCTCCTGAAGTGGTGAACTAtgactttgtttctttcccaaCGGACATGTGGAGTGTAGGCGTCATCACGTATATGTT gcttaGTGGCCTGTCCCCATTCCTGGGAGAAACTGATGCAGAGACAATGAATTATGTAGTTAATTGCAGCTGGGATTTTGATGCAGAAGCATTTGAACAGCTATCAGAGGAAGCTAAAGACTTCATTTCCAGACTACTTGTGAAGGAGAAAAG ctgtCGGATGAGTGCAACGCAGTGTCTGAAGCACGAGTGGTTAAACAATCTACCTGCCAAAGCCAAGAAGTCCAAGCTTCGCCTGAAGTCCCAGTTGTTGCTCCAGGGTTACATGGCtcacagaaaatggaag aaacatttttatgtgGTGGCGGCTGCTAATAGGCTGAAGAGATTTCAGAGTATGTCTGTCAAGCTTGCCTAA
- the MYLK3 gene encoding myosin light chain kinase 3 isoform X3 → MLNVLRDHHPSQAKDKPEESGAKPKHVLSNRGTQTESKKPLEETKSGKKLDENKGACEKVNASSAVAHKADSKPQVKERTAQQQLVDGAGKTHSSKSCQQQKDVGVKALNQHNGLPFVNQDHVGNQNVPAKAHDMDRAPRLDKCHRQLVHQKLRENENKPPSSSAASREAVPSTSQAISDTGCEVTHTRISINVHMTEMKEKVEMTNEGNLNDHRGKSPKVKSPSSTLAEVEGVKQLPDKLKLQQSPKNISTEPNQEVKGDNKQNELAPQTGKQQPLLSKPKPGKKAEEKSELKCKPITSKNTSVKEPTKDVGVEVKIHQETAKAEESPTHSNSGRRESESASSGGSESDAYQCTGMAPVKPTSLEASKELPTQEEMIIDDSPSPPAPFEHRIVSVKQTEVTMCYSVCRHEVLGGGRFGQVHKCTEISTGLSLAAKIIKVKGAKEREEVKNEINVMNQLNHVNLIQLYDAFEAKNNITLIMEYLDGGELFDRITDENYNLTELDAILFTKQICEGVHYLHQHYILHLDLKPENILCVNHTGNQIKIIDFGLARRYKPREKLKVNFGTPEFLAPEVVNYDFVSFPTDMWSVGVITYMLLSGLSPFLGETDAETMNYVVNCSWDFDAEAFEQLSEEAKDFISRLLVKEKSCRMSATQCLKHEWLNNLPAKAKKSKLRLKSQLLLQGYMAHRKWKKHFYVVAAANRLKRFQSMSVKLA, encoded by the exons agaCAAAAAGTGGGAAAAAGCTGGATGAAAACAAGGGAGCATGTGAGAAGGTGAACGCTTCTAGTGCAGTAGCCCACAAAGCTGACTCCAAACCCCAAGTTAAAGAGAGGACAGCGCAGCAGCAACTAGTAGACGGTGCTGGCAAAACACACAGCTCTAAGAGCTGTCAACAGCAAAAGGACGTTGGTGTCAAAGCTTTGAATCAACACAATGGTCTTCCCTTCGTAAATCAAGATCATGTAGGCAACCAAAATGTTCCTGCTAAAGCACACGATATGGACAGAGCCCCACGCCTAGATAAGTGCCACAGACAGCTTGTTCATCAGAAACtcagagagaatgaaaacaaacctcCATCGTCAAGTGCGGCATCCCGGGAAGCTGTGCCCTCCACATCCCAGGCTATATCTGACACAGGGTGTGAAGTGACACATACCAG GATATCCATCAATGTACATatgactgaaatgaaagaaaaggtggaGATGACCAATGAAGGAAACTTAAATGATCACAGAGGTAAAAGTCCCAAAGTAAAATCCCCATCCTCCACACTAGCAGAAGTGGAAGGAGTCAAACAGCTACCTGACAAATTAAAACTTCAACAGAGTCCTAAAAACATCAGCACTGAGCCAAATCAAGAAGTGAAAGGAGACAATAAGCAAAATGAACTTGCGCCTCAAACAGGGAAGCAACAGCCATTACTGAGCAAGCCCAAACCAGGTAAAAAGGCTGAAGagaaatcagaattaaaatgcaagCCCATAACCTCAAAGAATACGTCTGTGAAGGAGCCTACAAAAGATGTGGGGGTAGAAGTGAAAATCCatcaagaaacagcaaaagcagaagaatcCCCAACACATAGCAACTCTGGGAGGAGAGAATCCGAGTCTGCATCTTCAGGGGGAAGTGAAAGTGATGCTTATCAGTGTACAGGAATGGCACCAGTGAAGCCTACATCATTGGAAGCTAGCAAAGAGCTTCCCACGCAGGAAGAAATGATCATCG ATGACAGCCCTTCTCCTCCGGCTCCTTTCGAACATCGCATAGTGAGTGTCAAGCAAACAGAGGTGACAATGTGCTACTCAGTGTGTCGTCACGAAGTACTGGGGGGG GGGCGTTTTGGGCAAGTTCACAAGTGCACGGAAATATCAACTGGTCTCAGCCTGGCAGCCAAAATCATAAAAGTGAAAGGAGCAAAAGAGAGG gaggaagtaaaaaatgagattaatgTCATGAACCAATTAAATCACGTGAATCTGATCCAGCTTTATGATGCTTTCGAAGCCAAAAATAATATCACTTTGATTATGGAATA TCTTGATGGTGGTGAATTATTTGACCGGATCACAGATGAAAACTACAATCTAACTGAGTTGGATGCGATCCTATTTACCAAACAGATTTGTGAAGGAGTGCACTACTTGCACCAGCATTATATTCTCCATTTAGATCTGAAG ccTGAAAACATACTATGTGTAAATCACACAGGAAACCAGATTAAAATTATTGACTTTGGATTAGCAAGGAG GTACAAACCTCGTGAGAAACTGAAGGTTAATTTTGGAACTCCAGAGTTCTTGGCTCCTGAAGTGGTGAACTAtgactttgtttctttcccaaCGGACATGTGGAGTGTAGGCGTCATCACGTATATGTT gcttaGTGGCCTGTCCCCATTCCTGGGAGAAACTGATGCAGAGACAATGAATTATGTAGTTAATTGCAGCTGGGATTTTGATGCAGAAGCATTTGAACAGCTATCAGAGGAAGCTAAAGACTTCATTTCCAGACTACTTGTGAAGGAGAAAAG ctgtCGGATGAGTGCAACGCAGTGTCTGAAGCACGAGTGGTTAAACAATCTACCTGCCAAAGCCAAGAAGTCCAAGCTTCGCCTGAAGTCCCAGTTGTTGCTCCAGGGTTACATGGCtcacagaaaatggaag aaacatttttatgtgGTGGCGGCTGCTAATAGGCTGAAGAGATTTCAGAGTATGTCTGTCAAGCTTGCCTAA